Proteins from a single region of Sesamum indicum cultivar Zhongzhi No. 13 linkage group LG5, S_indicum_v1.0, whole genome shotgun sequence:
- the LOC105161438 gene encoding uncharacterized protein LOC105161438 — protein sequence MGSDSSAKYIHMVQHLIEECIVFNMSKEECMEALSKHANIQPVITSTVWKELEKENKEFFEAYRKRREERSASSTSGSTSATTQRQGIDEILVLAAAASSSSRTNDDDDDE from the exons ATGGGATCGGATTCTTCTGCAAAGTACATCCACATg gtTCAACACCTGATCGAAGAGTGCATAGTATTCAACATGAGCAAAGAGGAATGCATGGAAGCTCTCTCGAAACATGCAAATATTCAGCCTGTTATTACTTCCACAG TGTGGAAGGAATTGGAGAAAGAGAACAAGGAGTTCTTTGAGGCGTACAGGAAGAGAAGAGAGGAAAGATCAGCATCATCAACATCTGGATCAACGTCGGCGACGACCCAAAGACAAGGGATCGACGAAATATTAGTGTTGGCTGCAGCAGCGTCTAGTAGTTCTAGGAcgaatgatgatgatgatgatgaatga
- the LOC105161439 gene encoding 60S ribosomal protein L23a: MAPAKADPAKKSDPKAQALKTAKAVKSGGTTFKKKSKKIRTKVTFHRPRTLKKDRNPKYPRISAPPRNKLDHYQILKYPLTTESAMKKIEDNNTLVFIVDIRADKKKIKDAVKKMYDIQTKKVNTLIRPDGTKKAYVRLTPDYDALDVANKIGII; the protein is encoded by the exons ATGGCTCCAGCTAAAG CTGATCCAGCTAAGAAGTCAGACCCAAAGGCGCAGGCCTTGAAGACTGCTAAGGCTGTAAAATCAGGTGGAACAACCTTTAAGAAGAAGTCTAAGAAGATCCGCACTAAAGTTACTTTTCATCGACCAAGGACATTGAAGAAGGATAGAAATCCCAAGTACCCTCGGATTAGTGCACCTCCTCGCAACAAGCTTGACCATTACCAGATTCTCAAGTATCCTCTGACCACAGAATCGGCGatgaagaaaattgaagaCAACAACACCCTAGTCTTCATTGTTGACATCCGTGCTGATAAGAAGAAGATCAAGGATGCTGTCAAGAAAATGTACGACATTCAGACCAAGAAGGTTAACACTCTTATCAG GCCTGATGGCACCAAGAAGGCTTATGTGAGATTGACGCCTGATTACGATGCTCTGGATGTTGCAAACAAAATTGGGATCATCTAA